One genomic segment of Luteimonas galliterrae includes these proteins:
- a CDS encoding REP-associated tyrosine transposase, with protein MLRKGRCSIAGHIYLVTFATHERTQHFDRWEVASLAASEISNSYAWKRSQLLAWVLMPDHWHGLIQVGEGDALSGCVGRLKGSTSRQLKLAHPQLGRIWAPGFHDHALRKDEDLRAAARYLAMNPVRAGLVERVGDYPYWDAVWI; from the coding sequence ATGCTCAGGAAAGGTCGCTGCTCCATCGCCGGACATATTTACCTAGTGACCTTCGCCACACACGAGCGTACTCAGCACTTCGACCGATGGGAGGTTGCCTCGCTGGCCGCCAGCGAAATCTCGAACTCCTATGCCTGGAAGCGCTCACAGTTGCTCGCTTGGGTGCTGATGCCGGATCACTGGCACGGCCTCATTCAAGTGGGCGAAGGGGATGCCTTGTCCGGCTGCGTGGGACGTCTGAAGGGGTCGACTTCGCGCCAGCTCAAACTGGCGCATCCCCAGCTAGGCCGCATCTGGGCGCCTGGGTTCCACGATCACGCACTGCGGAAAGATGAAGATCTGCGCGCTGCGGCTCGATATCTGGCGATGAATCCGGTGCGGGCCGGCTTGGTGGAGCGCGTCGGTGACTATCCTTACTGGGATGCGGTCTGGATATGA
- the rodA gene encoding rod shape-determining protein RodA: protein MNAILRWLSDLVARIVRTLDWPLCLALLALMVISLMVQYSAGNGSLRPVFAQGARFMVGGAAMWALSRLPAMRLRTWTPAIFALSMLPLVAVLFIGTGKHGHHWIDLKVFYFQPSELLKLSLPMMLAWYLHREPLPPRVHVVLIAGAMIALPTGLILLQPDFGTGMLVAVSGVFVLFLAGLSWWWIGAAAAGVAAAAPAAWFWWLKPYQKDRILTFLNPESDPLGTGWNIIQSKIAVGSGGWIGKGWGQGSQSRLDYLPEHTTDFIFAVLSEEFGWVGVAVVLSLYLFVIGRCLWIAAQARDTYSRVLAGALGLAMFVYVIVNGGMVSGLLPVVGVPMPLLSYGGTSAVSLLAGLGVVMAVRAHKPMHVR, encoded by the coding sequence ATGAACGCGATTCTGCGCTGGCTGAGCGACCTGGTCGCGCGCATCGTGCGCACGCTGGACTGGCCGTTGTGCCTGGCGCTGCTGGCGCTAATGGTGATCAGCCTGATGGTGCAGTACAGCGCCGGCAACGGCAGCTTGCGGCCGGTGTTCGCGCAGGGCGCGCGCTTCATGGTCGGCGGCGCGGCGATGTGGGCGCTGTCGCGGTTGCCGGCGATGCGCCTGCGCACCTGGACGCCGGCGATCTTCGCCTTGTCGATGTTGCCGCTGGTCGCGGTGCTGTTCATCGGCACCGGCAAGCACGGCCACCACTGGATCGACCTGAAGGTCTTCTATTTCCAGCCTTCGGAACTGCTCAAACTGAGCCTGCCGATGATGCTGGCCTGGTACCTGCATCGCGAGCCGCTGCCGCCGCGCGTGCATGTGGTGCTGATCGCGGGCGCCATGATCGCGCTGCCGACCGGATTGATCCTGCTGCAGCCGGATTTCGGCACCGGCATGCTGGTGGCGGTGAGCGGCGTGTTCGTGCTGTTCCTGGCCGGCCTGTCGTGGTGGTGGATCGGCGCGGCCGCCGCCGGCGTGGCCGCGGCGGCGCCCGCGGCGTGGTTCTGGTGGCTCAAGCCATACCAGAAGGATCGCATCCTGACTTTCCTGAACCCCGAATCCGATCCGCTCGGCACCGGCTGGAACATCATCCAGTCCAAGATCGCGGTCGGCTCGGGCGGCTGGATCGGCAAGGGCTGGGGGCAGGGTTCGCAATCGCGGCTGGATTACCTGCCCGAGCACACCACGGATTTCATCTTCGCGGTCTTGAGCGAGGAATTCGGCTGGGTCGGCGTGGCGGTGGTGCTGTCGCTGTATCTGTTCGTGATCGGACGCTGCCTGTGGATCGCGGCGCAGGCGCGCGACACCTATTCGCGCGTGCTGGCCGGCGCATTGGGGTTGGCGATGTTCGTGTACGTGATCGTCAACGGCGGCATGGTCTCGGGCCTGTTGCCGGTGGTCGGCGTGCCGATGCCGCTGCTGAGCTATGGCGGCACCTCGGCGGTATCTCTGCTGGCCGGCCTGGGCGTGGTGATGGCGGTGCGGGCGCATAAGCCCATGCACGTGCGCTAG
- the mrdA gene encoding penicillin-binding protein 2, producing MRLRPPRRHLKNLVAEADQFRRRALFGFAVVLVALGGLAAWYFKLQVIEGEEYAQRAEANRIKPRPIVPGRGLIYDRKGRILADNVPAFRLDVVPDKAGDPKKLVAELGKIIALSPEDIAAFEKTRKATRSFRPVTLKLRISDDEAARFAVDRWRFPGVELVPYLNRRYPYGPLLAHVIGYVSRIDEKDLETMGETNAAYTHIGKTGIERYYEEVLRGRIGFERVETNVEGRAMRQMGVQPATPGADLRLSIDLDLQQAMVAAFGDLDGSAVAIDPRTGEILAMVSLPGYDPNLFVNGISHADYKSLIENPSRPLFNRNVLGGGPPGSTVKPLIGLAGLESGLRTPEFKVFSTGEFHIPGQRGRGWRDAHGGAGWTDLRKSIAASVNFYYYKLAYDMGIERFDSYMRQYGFGAPTGIDLVGERAGAVPSPQNKATYSKEPWYPGETVNAGIGQGSWVATTLQLVRGTAAIADGGLLRRPHLVAARRDGYQSPWLPLAQPEPVRISDNPANVRAVQEGMMGTMMPGGTGAAMARGASYAMAGKTGTAQKISRKGNVSFNPHLLPYHLRHQALFVGYAPAENPTIAVAVSVEHGGYGGTTAAPIARKIFDAWLLGKMPEPDPDAIPVAPPVVTAVTAAHAVAEPAR from the coding sequence ATGCGATTGCGTCCGCCGCGCCGGCATCTGAAGAACCTGGTCGCCGAGGCCGACCAGTTCCGCCGCCGCGCGCTGTTCGGTTTCGCCGTCGTGCTGGTCGCACTGGGCGGGCTGGCGGCCTGGTATTTCAAGTTGCAGGTGATCGAAGGCGAGGAATACGCGCAGCGGGCCGAGGCCAACCGCATCAAGCCGCGGCCGATCGTGCCGGGGCGGGGCCTGATCTACGACCGCAAGGGCCGCATCCTGGCCGACAACGTGCCCGCGTTCCGCCTGGACGTGGTGCCGGACAAGGCCGGCGATCCCAAAAAGCTGGTCGCCGAGCTCGGCAAGATCATCGCGTTGTCGCCCGAAGACATCGCCGCGTTCGAGAAGACGCGCAAGGCCACGCGTAGCTTCCGCCCGGTCACGCTCAAGCTGCGGATCAGCGACGACGAAGCCGCGCGCTTCGCGGTGGACCGCTGGCGCTTCCCGGGCGTGGAGCTGGTGCCGTATCTCAACCGGCGCTATCCGTACGGCCCGCTGCTGGCGCACGTGATCGGCTACGTGTCGCGCATCGACGAGAAGGATCTCGAGACGATGGGCGAAACCAACGCCGCCTACACGCACATCGGCAAGACCGGCATCGAGCGCTATTACGAGGAAGTGCTGCGCGGGCGGATCGGTTTCGAGCGCGTCGAAACCAATGTCGAAGGCCGCGCGATGCGCCAGATGGGCGTGCAGCCGGCCACGCCCGGCGCCGACCTGCGGCTGAGCATCGACCTGGACCTGCAGCAGGCCATGGTCGCCGCGTTCGGCGACCTGGACGGCTCGGCGGTGGCGATCGATCCGCGCACCGGCGAAATCCTGGCGATGGTCAGCCTGCCGGGCTACGACCCCAACCTGTTCGTCAACGGCATTTCGCATGCCGATTACAAATCGCTGATCGAAAATCCGTCGCGGCCGCTGTTCAACCGCAATGTGCTCGGCGGCGGCCCGCCCGGTTCGACGGTGAAGCCGCTGATCGGCTTGGCCGGCCTGGAAAGCGGGCTGCGCACGCCTGAATTCAAAGTGTTTTCGACGGGTGAGTTCCATATTCCGGGCCAGCGCGGCCGCGGCTGGCGCGATGCGCACGGCGGCGCGGGTTGGACCGACTTGCGCAAGTCGATCGCCGCGTCGGTGAATTTCTACTACTACAAGCTCGCCTACGACATGGGCATCGAGCGCTTCGATAGCTATATGCGCCAGTACGGGTTCGGTGCGCCCACCGGCATCGACCTGGTCGGCGAGCGCGCCGGCGCGGTGCCTTCTCCACAGAACAAGGCGACCTACAGCAAGGAGCCGTGGTACCCGGGCGAAACCGTCAACGCCGGCATCGGCCAGGGTTCTTGGGTCGCCACCACGCTGCAATTGGTGCGCGGCACTGCGGCGATCGCCGATGGCGGCCTGTTGCGCCGTCCGCACCTGGTCGCCGCGCGCCGCGACGGCTACCAATCGCCCTGGCTGCCGCTGGCGCAACCCGAGCCGGTGCGCATCTCCGACAATCCGGCGAACGTGCGTGCGGTGCAGGAAGGCATGATGGGCACGATGATGCCCGGCGGCACCGGTGCGGCCATGGCGCGCGGCGCGTCGTATGCGATGGCGGGCAAGACCGGCACCGCGCAGAAGATCAGCCGCAAGGGCAACGTCAGTTTCAATCCGCACCTGTTGCCTTATCACTTGCGGCACCAGGCGCTGTTCGTCGGTTATGCGCCGGCCGAGAATCCGACGATCGCCGTGGCGGTGTCGGTGGAGCACGGCGGTTACGGCGGCACGACCGCGGCGCCGATCGCCCGCAAGATCTTCGACGCGTGGCTGCTGGGCAAGATGCCCGAGCCGGATCCGGACGCGATCCCCGTCGCGCCGCCGGTGGTGACCGCGGTGACGGCTGCGCATGCCGTGGCGGAACCGGCGCGATGA
- the mreD gene encoding rod shape-determining protein MreD, translating into MSRWRHNWVMPISVLVALLLGLLPLPDSLAPFRPYWLALVVAYWVIEKPDSAGLGFAFVCGLLADLAIGGVLGEQALRLTVMAFILDRFRARLRFFPLSQQSLAIGVLLLNDRIVSAAIHLALGEPQLPGLFWWAPVLSALLWAPLYLLFDAIRLGRRAR; encoded by the coding sequence ATGAGCCGCTGGCGCCACAACTGGGTCATGCCGATCAGCGTGCTGGTCGCGCTGCTGCTGGGCCTGCTGCCCTTGCCCGACTCGCTGGCGCCGTTCCGCCCCTATTGGCTGGCGCTGGTGGTGGCGTATTGGGTCATCGAGAAGCCCGACAGCGCCGGCCTGGGCTTCGCCTTCGTCTGCGGCCTGCTCGCCGACCTGGCGATCGGCGGCGTGCTCGGCGAACAGGCGCTGCGGCTGACGGTGATGGCCTTCATCCTGGATCGGTTCCGCGCGCGGCTGCGCTTCTTTCCGCTGTCGCAGCAGTCGCTGGCGATCGGCGTGCTGCTGCTCAACGACCGCATCGTCAGCGCGGCGATCCATCTTGCATTGGGCGAACCGCAACTGCCCGGCCTGTTCTGGTGGGCGCCAGTGCTGAGCGCGTTGCTGTGGGCGCCGCTGTATCTGCTGTTCGATGCGATCAGGCTCGGCCGGCGGGCGCGCTGA
- a CDS encoding rod shape-determining protein yields MFKMFRGLFSNDLSIDLGTANTLIFVRGQGIVLNEPSVVAVRQDRTVGGNRTVAAVGMEAKQMLGRTPGHITTIRPMKDGVIADFTYTEEMLKHFIRKVHKSRFLRPSPRVLICVPCGSTQVEQRAIKESALEAGARDVSLIEEPMAAAIGAGMPVTEARGSMVVDIGGGTSEVAVIALNGIVYSQSVRIGGDRFDEAIINYVRRNHGTLIGETTAERIKLEIGCAYQQPEVREMEVSGRNLAEGVPRMIVINSNEVLEALREPLAGIVMAIKQALEQTPPELCADVAERGIVLTGGGALLRDLDRLISEETGLHVQVADDPLTCVARGGGRALELLDMHGNEFFAGE; encoded by the coding sequence ATGTTCAAGATGTTCCGCGGTTTGTTCTCCAATGACCTGTCCATCGATTTGGGCACGGCCAATACCCTGATCTTCGTTCGCGGCCAAGGCATCGTGCTCAACGAGCCGTCCGTGGTGGCGGTGCGGCAGGACCGCACGGTGGGCGGCAACCGCACGGTCGCGGCGGTCGGCATGGAAGCCAAGCAGATGCTGGGCCGCACCCCCGGCCACATCACCACCATCCGGCCGATGAAGGACGGCGTCATCGCCGACTTCACCTACACCGAGGAAATGCTCAAGCACTTCATCCGCAAGGTGCACAAGTCGCGCTTCCTGCGGCCCAGCCCGCGGGTGCTGATCTGCGTGCCCTGCGGCTCGACCCAGGTCGAGCAGCGCGCGATCAAGGAATCGGCGCTGGAAGCCGGCGCCCGCGACGTCTCCCTGATCGAAGAACCCATGGCCGCGGCGATCGGCGCCGGCATGCCGGTCACCGAGGCGCGCGGCTCGATGGTGGTGGACATCGGCGGCGGCACCTCGGAAGTGGCCGTGATCGCGCTCAACGGCATCGTCTACTCGCAGTCGGTGCGCATCGGCGGCGACCGCTTCGACGAGGCCATCATCAATTACGTGCGCCGCAACCACGGCACCCTGATCGGCGAGACCACCGCCGAGCGGATCAAGCTGGAGATCGGCTGCGCCTACCAGCAGCCGGAAGTGCGTGAAATGGAAGTCTCCGGCCGCAACCTCGCCGAAGGCGTGCCGCGGATGATCGTGATCAACTCCAACGAAGTGCTGGAAGCGCTGCGCGAACCGCTGGCCGGCATCGTGATGGCGATCAAGCAGGCGCTGGAGCAGACCCCGCCCGAGCTATGCGCCGACGTCGCCGAGCGCGGCATCGTGCTGACCGGCGGCGGCGCGCTGCTGCGCGACCTGGACCGCCTGATCAGCGAGGAAACCGGCCTGCACGTGCAGGTGGCGGACGATCCGCTGACCTGCGTGGCCCGCGGCGGCGGCCGGGCGCTGGAGCTGCTGGACATGCACGGCAACGAGTTCTTCGCCGGGGAATGA
- a CDS encoding carbohydrate kinase family protein, which yields MSALICGSLAYDTIMVFPDQFKNHILPDKVHILNVSFLVPRMRREFGGCAGNIAYNLKLLGGEPVPMATVGQDFGPYREWFAELEIRLDQVKVIEELFTPQAFITTDLDNNQITAFHPGAMMRSYENHVRDVSGVTFGIVSPDGREGMLQNAKEFAETGIPFIFDPGQAMPLFNGEELRHFIEQADYVTVNDYESNLLQERTGWGEKDIAGKVKAYIVTRGPQGCEIHADGKKHNVPPAHERRVTDPTGCGDAFRAGLIFGIEKGYDWLTIGRIGNLMGALKVEHPGTQNQRFDYDEFAEQFRQQFGYAL from the coding sequence ATGTCTGCGCTGATCTGCGGTTCCCTGGCCTACGACACCATCATGGTGTTCCCCGACCAGTTCAAGAACCACATCCTGCCCGACAAGGTGCACATCCTGAACGTATCGTTCCTGGTGCCCCGGATGCGCCGCGAGTTCGGCGGTTGCGCGGGCAATATCGCCTACAACCTCAAGCTGCTCGGCGGCGAGCCGGTGCCGATGGCCACCGTGGGCCAGGATTTCGGGCCCTACCGCGAATGGTTCGCGGAGCTGGAGATCCGCCTTGACCAGGTCAAGGTGATCGAAGAGCTGTTCACCCCGCAGGCCTTCATCACCACCGACCTGGACAACAACCAGATCACCGCCTTCCATCCCGGCGCGATGATGCGGTCGTACGAGAACCACGTGCGCGACGTGTCCGGCGTCACCTTCGGCATCGTCAGCCCCGACGGCCGCGAGGGCATGCTGCAGAACGCCAAGGAATTCGCCGAGACCGGCATTCCCTTCATCTTCGACCCGGGCCAGGCGATGCCGCTGTTCAACGGCGAGGAACTGCGCCACTTCATCGAACAGGCCGACTACGTCACCGTCAACGACTACGAATCCAACCTGTTGCAGGAACGCACCGGCTGGGGCGAGAAGGACATCGCCGGCAAGGTGAAGGCTTACATCGTCACCCGCGGTCCGCAGGGTTGCGAGATCCATGCCGACGGCAAGAAACACAACGTGCCGCCGGCGCACGAACGCCGCGTCACCGACCCGACCGGCTGCGGCGACGCGTTCCGCGCCGGCCTGATCTTCGGCATCGAGAAGGGCTACGACTGGCTGACCATCGGCCGCATCGGCAACCTGATGGGCGCGCTGAAGGTCGAGCACCCCGGCACGCAGAACCAGCGCTTCGATTACGACGAGTTCGCCGAGCAGTTCCGGCAGCAGTTCGGCTACGCGCTGTAG
- a CDS encoding aminoacyl-tRNA deacylase: MLSPRLHHFLDERHAPYATLTHHRTVTAHDTASATHVGEQLFAKTVMLKIDGDMAMMVMPAAYRVDLTRLSRALGGSEVEIAQESEFKSAFPDCELGAMPPFGNLYGMPVYVDARLSGHPEIVFNAGTHTDAVRMPYAEFERLVEPQTLWMAHVM, encoded by the coding sequence ATGCTCTCCCCACGCCTGCATCACTTCCTGGACGAGCGCCACGCGCCCTACGCGACGCTCACGCACCACCGCACCGTCACTGCGCACGACACCGCTTCCGCTACGCACGTCGGCGAGCAACTGTTCGCCAAGACCGTGATGCTGAAGATCGACGGCGACATGGCGATGATGGTGATGCCGGCCGCTTACCGCGTCGATCTGACGCGGCTGTCGCGCGCGCTCGGCGGCAGCGAAGTCGAGATCGCCCAGGAATCCGAATTCAAGAGCGCATTCCCCGATTGCGAGCTGGGCGCGATGCCGCCGTTCGGCAACCTCTACGGCATGCCGGTCTACGTCGACGCGCGCCTGTCCGGGCATCCGGAAATCGTGTTCAACGCCGGTACCCATACCGATGCGGTGCGCATGCCGTACGCGGAATTCGAGCGTCTGGTCGAGCCGCAGACGCTATGGATGGCGCATGTGATGTAA